Proteins found in one Megalobrama amblycephala isolate DHTTF-2021 linkage group LG5, ASM1881202v1, whole genome shotgun sequence genomic segment:
- the reep3a gene encoding receptor expression-enhancing protein 3a: MVSWIISRVIVLVFGTLYPAYYSFKAVKSKNVKEYVRWMMYWIVFALYTVVETITDLSLAWFPVYYELKMAFVFWLLSPYTRGASVLYRKFLHPMLASKERDIDEYIVQAREKSYETMVNFGRQGLTIAAAAAVSAAVKGQGAISERLRSFSIPDLTQIPPEQSAFSKSSRRALQPANPSAVDSESYKQAGEGHEEETDGVFSEDEASVQKGLRRSQSVKLARAKAARKEPRYGSLKLKPRRRQLVTSSTFDHP, encoded by the exons ATGGTGTCGTGGATTATTTCTAGGGTCATCGT TCTTGTGTTTGGAACGCTGTATCCTGCATACTACTCCTTTAAAGCTGTCAAATCCAAGAATGTCAAGGAATAT GTGCGATGGATGATGTACTGGATTGTGTTTGCACTTTACACAGTGGTGGAGACCATCACAGACCTTTCTTTGGCTTG GTTTCCAGTTTACTACGAACTGAAGATGGCTTTTGTCTTTTGGTTGCTGTCTCCCTACACCAGAGGAGCCAGTGTCCTCTATAGGAAGTTCCTACACCCTATGCTGGCATCCAAGGAAAGG GACATTGATGAATATATTGTCCAGGCCAGAGAGAAGAGTTATGAGACGATGGTGAATTTTGGGCGTCAGGGTCTCACTATCgcggctgctgctgctgtctcTGCTGCTGTGAAG GGACAGGGTGCCATCAGTGAACGTCTGAGGAGTTTCAGTATTCCAGACTTGACGCAGATCCCCCCTGAGCAATCAGCCTTCTCCAAATCCAGTCGACGGGCCCTACAGCCTGCTAACCCTAGCGCTGTCGATTCTG AGTCATATAAACAAGCAGGGGAGGGGCATGAGGAGGAAACAGATGGAGTATTCTCCGAAGACGAGGCGTCAGTGCAGAAGGGTCTGCGCAGATCTCAGAGTGTAAAACTCGCCCGTGCCAAAGCAGCACGCAAAGAG CCTCGCTATGGCTCTCTGAAGCTGAAACCCAGAAGGCGGCAATTGGTTACATCATCCACTTTTGACCATCCTTGA